Proteins from one Candidatus Hydrogenedentota bacterium genomic window:
- the mobB gene encoding molybdopterin-guanine dinucleotide biosynthesis protein B encodes MRAIHIVGRKNHGKTTLVCELLTEFSRRGLRVGSVKHCGHEHELDTPGTDSHHHRRAGAARVLVVARNLTALYSTRSADQDPAPDIAVQFSDCDLVLIEGWINGPGPKVEVWRRGMGDAPLATTRTDIRAVVSDDAPLVTVPVWPRADIGVVARQLLTVAESFPKGGGESPR; translated from the coding sequence ATGCGCGCAATCCACATCGTTGGGCGCAAGAACCACGGCAAGACCACGCTCGTTTGCGAACTGCTTACGGAATTCTCGCGCCGGGGCCTGCGCGTGGGGTCAGTGAAACACTGTGGCCATGAGCACGAACTGGACACGCCGGGAACGGACTCGCACCATCACCGGCGCGCCGGGGCCGCGCGGGTGCTGGTGGTTGCCCGGAATCTCACGGCTCTATACAGCACGCGGTCAGCGGACCAGGACCCTGCGCCGGACATCGCGGTCCAGTTTTCCGATTGCGACCTGGTGCTCATCGAGGGCTGGATAAATGGCCCCGGCCCAAAGGTGGAAGTATGGCGGCGCGGGATGGGCGACGCGCCGCTCGCAACGACGCGGACGGACATCCGCGCTGTCGTCTCGGATGATGCGCCGCTCGTGACCGTGCCCGTCTGGCCGCGGGCCGATATCGGCGTGGTTGCGCGTCAGCTGTTAACGGTGGCTGAGAGCTTTCCCAAGGGCGGCGGCGAGAGTCCGCGATAG
- the moaA gene encoding GTP 3',8-cyclase MoaA, which translates to MSDAEYLPFLVDAFGRRHTYLRLAVTDRCNLRCLYCMPPEGVVLQPRAEILRYDEIVRLVRLLAGMGVCKVRLTGGEPLIRKDLESLIAGLARVDGVQTLALTTNGVLLRAHAAALKAAGLTRLNVSLDTLRAGRFERITRRAHLKDVLDGIDAALAAGFAPVKVNMVVMGGQNDDELADFAELTRERPLHVRFIEYMPFPGNRWRQATLVSYEQMLAVLKARYPLRPAFPLAGPQVAREYEIPGFRGRIGFITPMTAHFCDSCSRLRITAEGQLRTCLFRAPQGSLRDALRGGASDRDMETLIREAVARKPERHHAHAERADRCMAQIGG; encoded by the coding sequence ATGTCCGATGCGGAGTATTTGCCATTCCTGGTGGATGCTTTCGGACGGCGTCACACCTATCTGCGTCTGGCGGTCACGGACCGCTGCAACCTGCGCTGTCTCTACTGCATGCCGCCCGAAGGCGTTGTGCTGCAGCCCCGGGCTGAAATCTTGCGTTATGACGAGATTGTGCGGCTGGTGCGCCTGCTCGCGGGCATGGGAGTCTGCAAAGTCCGCCTGACGGGCGGCGAACCGCTTATCCGTAAAGACCTCGAGTCGCTCATTGCCGGACTTGCGCGGGTTGACGGGGTTCAAACACTCGCCCTGACCACGAACGGCGTGCTGCTGCGCGCGCACGCAGCCGCCTTGAAAGCGGCCGGGCTCACGCGGCTGAATGTGAGCCTTGACACCTTGCGCGCCGGCCGTTTCGAGCGCATTACCCGCCGCGCCCATCTGAAAGACGTGCTCGACGGCATCGATGCGGCGCTGGCTGCCGGTTTCGCCCCGGTCAAGGTCAATATGGTCGTCATGGGCGGGCAGAACGACGACGAACTGGCCGATTTTGCCGAATTGACGCGGGAAAGACCGCTTCACGTGCGGTTCATCGAGTACATGCCATTCCCCGGCAATCGCTGGCGGCAGGCTACACTCGTTTCCTACGAACAGATGCTTGCCGTCTTGAAGGCCCGGTACCCCCTGAGGCCCGCCTTCCCGCTCGCGGGGCCGCAGGTCGCCCGCGAATACGAGATCCCCGGTTTCCGCGGGCGCATCGGCTTTATCACGCCCATGACCGCCCATTTCTGCGACTCCTGCTCCCGTCTCCGCATCACGGCGGAAGGACAATTGCGGACCTGCCTGTTCCGCGCGCCGCAAGGGAGCCTGCGCGACGCCTTGCGCGGCGGCGCTTCCGACCGTGACATGGAAACGCTGATTCGCGAAGCGGTCGCGCGAAAGCCGGAGCGTCATCACGCGCACGCCGAGCGCGCCGACCGTTGCATGGCGCAAATCGGCGGATGA
- a CDS encoding Rrf2 family transcriptional regulator, whose product MFRLYSKGCEYAIRALLCVVPKGEVRRFQAAEICKRVGIPEPYTRKVFQALVRGGFLRASRGPGGGYELTRDPRSITLLEVIRAVDGDGTFDQCVMGLPQCGSDRPCPLHPVWSEAKEQLLEQLARQTLEDLSSLRHCDGRVSEAQPRKARRRLAKK is encoded by the coding sequence ATGTTCCGACTCTATTCGAAGGGCTGCGAATACGCCATACGCGCACTTCTGTGCGTCGTGCCCAAGGGCGAAGTGCGGCGTTTTCAGGCGGCGGAGATCTGCAAGCGGGTCGGGATACCGGAACCGTATACGCGCAAGGTGTTCCAGGCGCTGGTGCGCGGCGGGTTCTTGCGCGCATCGCGCGGGCCGGGCGGCGGATACGAACTGACGCGCGACCCGCGGTCGATAACGCTGCTGGAGGTTATCCGGGCTGTCGACGGCGACGGGACGTTCGACCAGTGCGTAATGGGGCTGCCGCAATGCGGCAGCGACCGGCCCTGTCCGTTGCACCCGGTGTGGAGCGAAGCGAAAGAGCAGCTCCTGGAACAACTGGCCCGGCAGACGCTGGAGGACTTGTCCAGTTTGCGGCATTGCGACGGCCGGGTTAGCGAGGCACAACCGCGCAAAGCGCGCAGGCGCCTCGCGAAGAAATAG
- a CDS encoding DUF438 domain-containing protein, which translates to MQITSKTRVGKLVDEHPFLVDFLGNYAQEFQILRNPIMRKTVARFATLGKAAQMAQVDLDQLLRDLAEAIRKETGTAVEVEAAAGVVEEDAETGADADHIETLKEIIKELHEGKPVDEVKARFEALAQAVSPAEIAAMEQRLVQEGLPEEEIKRLCDVHVAVFRDALAAEDQPATPPGHPVHTFQEENRALTGVIRELRAVFAAAGIGTKDTAGAPHEIHVKWDRLAASIERLAEVEKHYLRKEHQLFPQLEKHGVTAPPKVMWAVHDDIRAQFKQVRAAIERRDAVAIAALGPDLLSRVDDMVFKEENILFPMARQILPEEDWAAVRRGEEEIGFALIAPPAVWPPAEAGMPAEAAAGPPHTGLDAIPLDTGLLTLEQVNLILTHLPVEISFVDENDIVRYYSDTKDRLFPRSPGVIGRQVQNCHPQKSLHMVNRILSEFRKGTRDVAEFWIPFKAQFVHIRYFAVRDVQGQYRGCLEVTQNVAAIRALEGERRLLDWN; encoded by the coding sequence ATGCAGATAACGAGCAAGACGCGTGTTGGCAAACTGGTGGACGAGCATCCGTTCCTTGTCGATTTCCTCGGGAACTATGCGCAGGAGTTCCAGATACTGCGGAACCCGATCATGCGCAAGACCGTCGCCCGCTTTGCCACGCTCGGCAAGGCGGCGCAAATGGCTCAGGTCGACCTGGACCAGCTCCTGCGGGATCTCGCCGAGGCCATTCGCAAGGAAACGGGCACTGCAGTGGAAGTGGAAGCCGCCGCCGGAGTCGTAGAGGAAGACGCCGAAACGGGCGCGGACGCGGACCACATCGAGACGCTGAAAGAAATCATCAAGGAACTGCACGAAGGCAAACCCGTGGACGAGGTCAAGGCCCGCTTCGAAGCGCTGGCGCAGGCGGTGTCGCCCGCGGAAATCGCGGCGATGGAACAGCGTCTGGTCCAGGAGGGTCTTCCCGAAGAGGAGATCAAACGCCTCTGCGATGTACACGTGGCCGTGTTTCGGGACGCCCTCGCTGCCGAAGACCAGCCGGCAACCCCGCCGGGGCACCCCGTCCATACGTTCCAGGAGGAAAACAGGGCGCTGACCGGCGTCATTCGAGAGTTACGCGCCGTGTTCGCGGCCGCAGGCATCGGCACGAAGGATACCGCGGGCGCACCGCACGAAATACACGTGAAATGGGACCGGCTCGCCGCGAGTATCGAGCGGCTCGCCGAAGTCGAAAAGCACTACCTGCGCAAGGAACACCAGTTGTTTCCCCAGTTGGAGAAACACGGCGTGACCGCGCCGCCCAAGGTCATGTGGGCCGTGCACGACGATATCCGGGCACAGTTCAAACAGGTGCGCGCCGCAATCGAACGGCGCGATGCCGTCGCGATTGCCGCCCTGGGCCCGGACCTGCTCTCGCGCGTGGACGACATGGTCTTCAAGGAAGAGAACATTCTCTTTCCCATGGCGCGGCAAATCCTCCCGGAGGAAGACTGGGCCGCCGTGCGCCGGGGAGAGGAAGAGATTGGATTCGCGCTGATCGCGCCGCCGGCCGTGTGGCCCCCGGCAGAGGCCGGGATGCCAGCCGAAGCGGCGGCGGGTCCACCGCACACCGGTCTGGACGCCATCCCTCTCGACACCGGGCTGCTCACGCTCGAACAGGTCAACCTTATCCTGACGCATCTGCCCGTCGAAATATCGTTTGTCGACGAAAACGATATCGTCCGGTACTACTCGGACACGAAGGACCGGTTGTTCCCGCGCAGTCCCGGCGTAATTGGCCGCCAAGTGCAGAACTGCCATCCCCAGAAGAGTCTGCACATGGTCAACCGCATCCTCAGCGAGTTTCGCAAAGGCACGCGCGACGTTGCCGAGTTCTGGATCCCGTTCAAGGCGCAGTTTGTGCATATCCGCTATTTCGCGGTGCGGGACGTTCAGGGCCAGTACCGCGGGTGCCTCGAGGTTACCCAGAACGTGGCGGCCATCCGTGCGCTCGAAGGGGAGCGCCGCCTGCTGGACTGGAATTAA